A part of Hippopotamus amphibius kiboko isolate mHipAmp2 chromosome 16, mHipAmp2.hap2, whole genome shotgun sequence genomic DNA contains:
- the LOC130838930 gene encoding homeobox protein NANOG-like, whose amino-acid sequence MSVDPTCPQSLLGHEASDSSESSPVPEIYGPEENCASLQMSPAEALDTETVSPLPSSMDVLIQDSPDSSTSPRGKLQPTSAEKSTEKEEKVPVKKQEIRTVFCQTQLCVLNDRFQRQKYLSLQQMQELSSILNLSYKQVKTWFQNQRMECKRWQKNNWPRNSNSVTQGPATTEYPGFYSYHQGCLVNSSTNLPMSGNQTWNNPSWSNQSWNSQPWSNHPWNSQTLCPQAWNNQTWNNQFNNYVEEFLQPQIQFQQNSPVSDLEATLENAGESYTLIQQMAKYFSSQQQIMDLFPNYSMNIQPEDL is encoded by the coding sequence ATGAGTGTGGACCCAACTTGTCCCCAAAGCCTGCTTGGCCACGAAGCATCTGATTCTAGCGAATCTTCACCAGTGCCTGAGATTTATGGGCCTGAAGAAAATTGTGCATCTTTGCAAATGTCACCTGCTGAGGCCCTCGACACGGAGAcggtctctcctcttccttcctccatggATGTGCTTATTCAGGACAGTCCTGATTCTTCCACAAGCCCCAGAGGAAAACTACAGCCCACGTCTGCCGAgaagagcacagagaaggaagagaaggtccCGGTCAAGAAACAGGAGATCAGAACCGTGTTCTGTCAGACCCAGCTGTGTGTACTCAATGACAGATTTCAGAGGCAGAAATACCTCAGCCTCCAGCAGATGCAAGAACTTTCCAGCATCCTCAACCTTAGCTACAAACAGGTTAAGACCTGGTTCCAGAACCAGAGAATGGAATGTAAGAGGTGGCAGAAAAACAATTGGCCAAGGAATAGCAACAGTGTGACTCAGGGCCCAGCAACTACAGAATACCCAGGCTTCTATTCCTACCACCAGGGATGCCTGGTGAACTCTTCCACAAACCTGCCCATGTCGGGTAACCAGACCTGGAATAACCCATCTTGGAGCAACCAGAGCTGGAACAGTCAGCCTTGGAGCAACCACCCCTGGAACAGTCAGACCTTGTGCCCTCAAGCCTGGAATAACCAGACTTGGAACAATCAGTTCAACAACTATGTTGAGGAATTCCTGCAGCCCCAGATCCAGTTTCAGCAAAATTCTCCAGTCAGTGATTTGGAGGCTACCTTGGAAAATGCTGGGGAAAGCTATACCCTCATACAGCAAATGGCTAAGTATTTCAGTTCCCAGCAGCAAATCATGGATTTATTCCCAAATTATTCTATGAACATACAGCCTGAAGATTTGTAA